One Antiquaquibacter oligotrophicus genomic region harbors:
- a CDS encoding MDR family MFS transporter, which translates to MSKSSQRKKRALRREDVTQSLTASTVMTRRQLILVFVGLMAGLFLSSLDQTIVSTSMRTIADDLDGLTLQSWVATAYLITSTIGTPIYGKLSDIFGRRPLFIAAIVIFLIGSAAAGFADSMYQLAGFRAIQGLGAGGLMALPLAIMGDVLAPRERARAQGIFLGVFGLSSVAGPLLGGVFSSQQELFGLDGWRWVFLLNVPIGLAALAIVLRFLRLPHTKREVKIDWWGAAAVVVALVPLLVVAEQGRDWGWASPGALLCYVVGVAGIVAFILIEMRMGDDALIPLALFRNQTFAMATILGVFVGFGMFGSMLTAPLYLQLVNNSSPMVSGLQMLPMLLGLMIASIVTGQIIGRTGRYGVFFRTGMVALTLGFLWLTFLTADKGPLWVMTGTFIIGLGLGQLLQTLTIASQNSVTARDLGVATTASTFFRSLGGTLGVSILFSIIFTRLPDAIEAAADRPIIKRALIDALAFDPQVRTNQANQAIIDLFDDGVGGTAAEDAFDSNSNFLLFADHRLTAPFREGFNDAAVSAYWVGFAVMVIGLAISFFITTAPLRDKSAIDEAADDAAAADAPAKVPAAR; encoded by the coding sequence ATGTCCAAGAGTTCTCAGCGCAAAAAGCGCGCGCTGCGACGAGAAGATGTCACGCAGTCGCTGACGGCGTCGACCGTCATGACGCGTCGGCAGCTGATTCTCGTCTTCGTTGGACTCATGGCCGGGCTGTTCCTGTCGTCGCTCGATCAGACGATCGTGAGCACGTCGATGCGCACCATCGCCGACGACCTCGACGGGCTCACCCTGCAATCGTGGGTCGCGACGGCCTACCTGATCACGTCGACGATCGGCACCCCGATTTACGGCAAGCTCAGCGACATTTTCGGCAGGCGTCCACTCTTCATCGCGGCGATCGTCATCTTCCTCATCGGGTCGGCGGCGGCCGGTTTCGCCGACTCGATGTACCAGCTCGCGGGGTTCCGCGCCATCCAGGGCCTCGGCGCCGGTGGTCTCATGGCGCTGCCGCTCGCGATCATGGGAGACGTGCTCGCCCCGCGCGAGCGCGCACGCGCCCAAGGCATCTTCCTCGGAGTGTTCGGCCTGTCGAGTGTCGCCGGGCCTCTCTTGGGTGGGGTGTTCTCGAGCCAACAGGAACTCTTCGGCCTGGACGGCTGGCGGTGGGTCTTCCTCCTCAACGTGCCCATCGGGCTCGCCGCACTCGCCATCGTTCTGCGCTTCCTCCGCCTCCCCCACACCAAGCGTGAGGTCAAGATCGACTGGTGGGGCGCCGCCGCCGTTGTGGTCGCCCTCGTCCCCCTCCTCGTGGTGGCCGAGCAGGGTCGCGACTGGGGATGGGCCTCCCCGGGCGCCCTGCTGTGCTACGTCGTGGGGGTCGCCGGCATCGTGGCGTTCATCCTCATCGAAATGCGCATGGGGGACGACGCGCTCATCCCGCTCGCGCTGTTCCGCAACCAGACGTTCGCGATGGCGACGATCCTCGGTGTGTTTGTCGGTTTCGGGATGTTCGGCTCGATGCTCACCGCACCCCTCTACCTCCAACTGGTCAACAACTCTTCCCCGATGGTGAGCGGCCTGCAGATGCTCCCGATGCTTCTGGGGCTCATGATCGCGTCGATCGTGACCGGTCAGATCATCGGGCGTACGGGTCGCTACGGGGTGTTCTTCCGCACCGGCATGGTCGCCCTCACGCTCGGTTTCCTTTGGCTCACGTTCCTCACGGCAGACAAGGGTCCGCTGTGGGTCATGACGGGCACGTTCATCATCGGACTCGGCTTGGGTCAGCTGCTGCAGACGCTCACGATCGCCTCCCAGAACTCGGTTACGGCTCGCGATCTCGGAGTCGCGACGACCGCATCGACGTTCTTCCGCTCCCTCGGCGGAACACTGGGTGTCTCGATCCTGTTCTCGATCATCTTTACGCGGCTTCCGGATGCCATCGAAGCCGCCGCGGACAGGCCGATCATCAAACGAGCTCTCATCGACGCGCTCGCCTTCGACCCTCAGGTGCGCACCAACCAGGCGAACCAGGCGATCATCGACCTGTTCGATGACGGAGTCGGTGGCACCGCGGCGGAGGACGCGTTCGACAGCAACTCGAACTTCCTGCTGTTCGCCGACCACCGCCTCACCGCACCGTTCCGCGAGGGTTTCAACGATGCGGCGGTGAGCGCGTATTGGGTTGGCTTCGCGGTGATGGTCATCGGCCTCGCGATCAGCTTCTTCATCACGACCGCGCCACTCCGCGACAAATCGGCCATCGATGAGGCTGCGGATGATGCTGCAGCGGCCGACGCTCCCGCCAAGGTTCCCGCCGCTCGATAG
- a CDS encoding MDR family MFS transporter, translated as MTHRQILLVIAGLMAGMFLSSLDQTIVGTSMRTIADDLDGLSLQAWVTTAYLITSTIATPIYGKLSDIFGRRPLFIIAIVIFLAGSLAAGFAGSMYQLAIFRAIQGLGAGGLLALPLAIMGDILAPRERAKYQGYFLAVFGISSVVGPLVGGLFSGTPEILFVAGWRWVFLVNLPIGVIALAIVTRFLHIPHHKRPVRIDWWGAATVVLALVPLLLVAEQGREWGWDSIGAFVCYGLGAIGIAAFILSEKLMGDDALIPLKLFRNRTFSTVTVLGILVGFGMFGAMMTIPLYYQLVNGATPTESGFLMLPMILGLMISSIVSGQVISRTGKYTVFPRTGTALMLVGFTWLTFLTADKPVWFMMIGTFFIGLGLGQLMQTLTIASQNSVGPRDIGVATSSSTFFRQIGGTLGVAVLFSVLFSRIPETIATAFASQQAKDDLAAALADRSVLADPANAGVLKVLQEGQDGGSLGNALNGDTSFLNGADPRLTAPFLEGFNNATVTVYWVALAVVAVAFILSFFLRPAPLRQKSALQEAADAEAAVQADLAAAQTGALVAPVAAETGEDDSATQR; from the coding sequence ATGACCCACCGCCAGATCCTCCTTGTCATCGCCGGCCTCATGGCTGGCATGTTCCTGTCCTCGCTAGACCAGACGATCGTCGGCACGTCGATGCGCACCATCGCCGATGACCTCGACGGCCTCAGCCTGCAAGCGTGGGTGACAACCGCCTACCTCATCACCTCCACCATCGCGACACCCATCTACGGCAAGCTCAGCGACATCTTCGGCAGGCGCCCGCTGTTCATCATCGCGATCGTGATCTTCCTCGCCGGTTCGCTTGCCGCAGGCTTCGCGGGGTCGATGTACCAGCTCGCGATCTTCCGCGCGATCCAGGGCCTCGGTGCCGGCGGTCTGCTCGCGCTGCCCCTCGCGATCATGGGCGACATCCTTGCCCCGCGGGAGCGCGCCAAGTACCAGGGCTACTTCCTCGCCGTGTTCGGCATCTCGAGCGTCGTCGGCCCGCTCGTCGGCGGACTGTTCTCCGGCACCCCCGAGATCCTTTTTGTCGCCGGGTGGCGCTGGGTGTTCCTCGTCAACCTGCCCATCGGCGTCATCGCCCTCGCGATCGTGACCCGCTTCCTCCACATTCCTCACCACAAGCGTCCCGTTCGCATCGACTGGTGGGGTGCTGCCACGGTGGTGCTCGCCCTCGTTCCCCTTCTGCTCGTTGCCGAGCAGGGGCGTGAGTGGGGTTGGGACTCGATCGGCGCGTTCGTGTGTTACGGACTCGGCGCGATCGGTATCGCCGCCTTCATCCTGAGCGAGAAGCTCATGGGGGATGACGCGCTCATCCCGTTGAAGCTCTTCCGCAACCGCACCTTCTCGACCGTCACGGTGCTCGGCATCCTCGTCGGCTTCGGAATGTTCGGCGCCATGATGACCATCCCGCTCTACTACCAGCTCGTGAACGGCGCGACGCCGACGGAGAGCGGATTCCTCATGCTCCCCATGATCTTGGGGCTCATGATCTCCTCGATCGTGAGCGGTCAGGTGATCTCGCGCACGGGTAAGTACACGGTGTTCCCGCGGACCGGAACAGCGCTCATGCTCGTCGGCTTCACGTGGCTGACCTTCCTCACTGCCGACAAGCCCGTGTGGTTCATGATGATCGGCACGTTCTTCATCGGCCTCGGACTCGGTCAGCTCATGCAGACACTCACGATCGCGTCGCAGAACTCCGTCGGCCCCCGCGATATCGGCGTCGCCACGAGCTCGTCGACCTTCTTCCGCCAGATCGGTGGAACGCTCGGTGTGGCTGTGCTGTTCTCGGTGCTGTTCTCCCGCATCCCGGAGACCATCGCGACGGCGTTCGCCAGCCAGCAGGCGAAGGATGATCTCGCCGCCGCGCTCGCAGACCGCTCCGTTCTCGCGGATCCCGCCAACGCTGGTGTACTCAAGGTGCTCCAGGAAGGCCAGGACGGTGGGTCGCTCGGCAACGCGCTCAACGGGGACACGTCGTTCCTCAACGGTGCCGACCCGCGTCTAACGGCGCCCTTCCTCGAGGGCTTCAACAACGCGACGGTCACGGTGTACTGGGTCGCACTCGCGGTGGTGGCGGTCGCCTTCATCCTGAGCTTCTTCCTTCGCCCGGCCCCGCTGCGGCAGAAGTCGGCCCTCCAGGAGGCAGCGGATGCCGAGGCCGCCGTTCAGGCGGATCTCGCGGCCGCGCAGACCGGCGCGCTCGTCGCGCCCGTCGCCGCGGAGACCGGAGAGGACGACTCAGCGACACAGCGGTAA
- a CDS encoding M15 family metallopeptidase has product MTEALRPRRRPSKAVRRRRTIVIASAIGVVAVAAIVAGILLLRPSPPAPVPTTTPSRTPSPTPSATPTPTPTPTFDRTAQSIDDPSSYWVVVNKQRPITVLGYEATDIVAVPVPFINEPYLRQAASDAAVQMFDAITAETGLELQAQSAYRSYSVQESVYAGWVSSLGQEAADLTSARPGHSEHQTGLAIDVNALPDQGCALEPCWGATPHAQWIAENAYRFGFIVRYQDGMTPITGYEYEPYHLRYVGVELATEMHTTGVKTLEEFFGLPPAPTY; this is encoded by the coding sequence ATGACCGAGGCGTTGCGTCCCCGCCGCCGGCCCTCCAAGGCCGTGCGTCGTAGGCGGACCATCGTGATCGCGAGTGCGATCGGCGTCGTCGCCGTCGCGGCGATCGTCGCGGGCATCCTGCTGCTGCGTCCGTCGCCTCCGGCCCCGGTGCCCACGACCACCCCGAGCCGCACCCCGAGCCCGACGCCGAGTGCGACCCCGACTCCCACTCCCACGCCGACGTTCGATCGCACCGCACAGTCCATCGACGACCCGTCGAGCTACTGGGTCGTCGTGAATAAACAGCGCCCCATCACCGTGCTCGGCTACGAGGCGACCGACATCGTTGCGGTGCCAGTCCCCTTCATCAACGAGCCCTACCTCCGACAGGCCGCCTCTGACGCCGCGGTGCAGATGTTCGACGCGATCACCGCCGAGACGGGACTCGAACTTCAGGCACAGAGCGCCTACCGGAGCTACTCGGTGCAGGAGAGTGTGTACGCCGGATGGGTGTCGAGTCTCGGTCAGGAGGCCGCCGACCTCACGAGCGCACGGCCGGGCCACAGCGAGCACCAGACCGGCCTCGCCATCGACGTGAATGCGCTCCCCGATCAGGGCTGCGCCCTCGAGCCGTGCTGGGGCGCTACGCCACACGCGCAGTGGATCGCGGAGAACGCGTATCGGTTCGGATTCATCGTGCGCTACCAGGACGGCATGACCCCGATCACGGGCTATGAGTACGAGCCGTATCACCTGCGCTACGTGGGAGTGGAGCTCGCGACCGAGATGCACACGACCGGTGTGAAGACCCTCGAGGAGTTCTTCGGGCTACCGCCGGCCCCCACGTACTAA